A genome region from Schaalia sp. 19OD2882 includes the following:
- a CDS encoding L-serine ammonia-lyase, iron-sulfur-dependent, subunit alpha: MTLHPTPAAGAIPTAAPSGLAHDLGTSGHTQLSVVDLFRVGIGPSSSHTVGPMRAGRAFAGELSILLHTDESLPGLGRTQGVRVLGSGPAPVRRLTIELFGSLGATGRGHSTDRAVLLGLAGLDPETVSIDQVEGLLPTIADSGHLNLARIGQVPFDLAADLRFLPRTVLPHHVNALTITAWGSGGIDAGEPLLRRTYYSVGGGFLVVDLSPDPARPVPVPLDRFVPGSWDEGEAAAVSGRIASRSAGSQAGPKGAHRGRAAESSGACGVCATPGGMSGSVPHPFRTGRELLKACADSGLSVADLVRANEEALRPPSQVEEHLDLVANTMFECVDAGIAAHGILPGGLDVPRRAAALAAKLQQRATSSPEAGTGALEWASTPADPMRAMDWVNLYALAVNEENAAGHRVVTAPTNGAAGVVPAVLGYLTSYCPEAGAAFGIVSPSDQTSTIAFRISPEDTDEAPARRRRAVHDFLLAATAVGSLIKTNASIAGAEVGCQGEVGSASAMAAAGLAQALGGTPSQVENAAEIAMEHSLGLTCDPVAGLVQIPCIERNAIAAVKAINAARMALWGDGRHAVSLDAVIETMRQTGVDMLSKYKETSAGGLAVNVIEC; the protein is encoded by the coding sequence ATGACTCTCCACCCGACACCCGCAGCCGGGGCGATCCCCACGGCCGCGCCTTCGGGCCTGGCCCACGACCTGGGCACCTCCGGGCACACGCAACTCTCCGTCGTCGACCTCTTCCGTGTGGGCATCGGCCCCTCGTCCTCGCACACTGTCGGCCCGATGCGCGCCGGACGCGCCTTCGCCGGAGAGTTGTCGATCCTGCTGCACACGGACGAATCCCTGCCCGGACTCGGCCGCACCCAAGGCGTCAGGGTCCTGGGCAGTGGACCGGCACCGGTCCGCCGGTTGACGATCGAACTCTTCGGGTCGCTGGGAGCCACCGGTCGCGGCCACAGCACCGACCGCGCCGTGCTGCTGGGGCTCGCAGGCCTGGATCCCGAGACGGTCAGCATCGACCAGGTCGAGGGACTGCTGCCCACCATCGCCGACAGTGGCCACCTGAACCTTGCCCGGATCGGCCAAGTTCCCTTCGACCTGGCCGCCGACCTGCGATTCCTGCCCCGCACGGTGCTGCCCCACCACGTCAATGCGCTGACGATCACCGCATGGGGGTCCGGCGGCATCGACGCGGGCGAGCCCCTGCTGCGCCGCACCTACTACTCGGTGGGCGGCGGGTTCCTGGTCGTCGACCTCTCCCCCGATCCCGCGCGGCCGGTTCCCGTCCCCTTGGACCGTTTCGTTCCCGGCTCATGGGACGAGGGCGAGGCGGCGGCCGTTTCGGGGAGAATCGCCAGCCGAAGCGCTGGCAGCCAGGCCGGCCCGAAGGGCGCACACAGGGGCCGGGCCGCCGAATCCTCCGGGGCTTGCGGCGTTTGCGCGACTCCCGGCGGCATGTCGGGCAGTGTCCCCCACCCCTTCCGCACGGGGCGTGAACTGCTCAAGGCCTGCGCCGACTCGGGGCTGTCGGTGGCGGACCTGGTGCGCGCCAATGAAGAGGCTCTGCGCCCACCCTCGCAGGTGGAGGAGCACCTGGACCTGGTGGCCAACACGATGTTCGAATGCGTCGACGCCGGGATCGCGGCCCACGGGATCCTGCCGGGGGGTCTGGACGTGCCGCGCCGGGCGGCGGCGCTGGCCGCGAAGCTCCAGCAGCGGGCCACCTCCTCGCCAGAGGCGGGAACCGGCGCCCTGGAGTGGGCCTCCACCCCTGCGGACCCGATGCGGGCCATGGACTGGGTGAACCTGTACGCCCTGGCCGTCAACGAGGAGAACGCCGCCGGCCACCGGGTGGTCACCGCTCCGACGAACGGAGCGGCCGGGGTGGTGCCGGCCGTCCTGGGCTATCTCACGTCCTACTGTCCGGAGGCGGGCGCCGCCTTCGGGATCGTCAGCCCCAGCGACCAGACCTCGACCATTGCCTTCAGGATCTCGCCGGAAGACACCGACGAGGCCCCGGCCCGTAGGCGCCGCGCAGTCCACGACTTCCTGCTGGCGGCCACTGCCGTGGGGTCCCTCATCAAGACCAATGCGTCGATCGCCGGTGCGGAGGTCGGGTGCCAGGGCGAGGTCGGCTCGGCCTCGGCAATGGCCGCCGCCGGTCTGGCCCAGGCCTTGGGCGGCACGCCCAGCCAAGTGGAGAACGCTGCGGAGATCGCCATGGAGCATTCACTGGGGCTCACCTGCGACCCGGTGGCCGGGCTGGTGCAGATCCCCTGCATCGAACGCAATGCCATTGCGGCGGTCAAGGCCATCAATGCGGCCCGCATGGCCCTGTGGGGCGACGGCCGGCACGCGGTCAGCCTGGACGCCGTCATCGAGACGATGCGTCAGACGGGGGTCGACATGCTCTCCAAGTACAAGGAGACTTCCGCCGGGGGCCTGGCCGTCAACGTCATCGAGTGCTGA
- the msrA gene encoding peptide-methionine (S)-S-oxide reductase MsrA, whose protein sequence is MSETRTITLAGGCFWGTEKLFSLVRGVTNTQVGYANGPAEGPVTYEQVCAGSGHAEAVRVDYDPQVVSLATLVDLFFDTIDPFAVNRQGNDRGVQYRSGIYVQDQGDLAEVAALVAALEQRLGASPVATEVAPLRNFHPAEDHHQDYLDKNPLGYCHLGPAAFAKAKAI, encoded by the coding sequence ATGTCCGAGACGCGCACCATCACCCTTGCCGGAGGCTGCTTCTGGGGCACGGAGAAGCTTTTCTCGCTGGTCCGCGGCGTGACGAACACCCAGGTGGGATACGCGAACGGGCCCGCCGAAGGGCCGGTCACCTACGAGCAGGTCTGCGCGGGCTCCGGTCACGCCGAGGCCGTGCGCGTGGACTACGACCCGCAGGTCGTGTCGCTGGCGACCTTGGTGGACCTGTTCTTCGACACGATCGACCCCTTTGCCGTGAACCGTCAGGGCAATGACCGGGGTGTCCAGTACCGCTCCGGCATCTACGTCCAGGACCAAGGGGACCTGGCTGAGGTGGCCGCCCTGGTCGCGGCCCTGGAACAGCGTCTCGGCGCCAGCCCCGTGGCCACGGAAGTGGCCCCCCTGCGCAACTTCCACCCTGCCGAGGACCACCACCAGGACTACTTGGACAAGAACCCTCTGGGCTACTGCCATCTGGGGCCGGCGGCGTTCGCGAAGGCCAAGGCGATCTGA
- a CDS encoding NAD(P)-binding protein, producing MTLEKSPFAITLGVGSSLANETGSWRSERPVYVDLLPPCNKACPSGENIQQWLFHAEEGDYQAAWREIMVNNPMPAVMGRVCYHPCQTACNRVQVDEAVGINAIERFLGDKALAEGWTVPLSNPESGKRVLIVGAGPSGLSAAYHLRLAGHTVHVKEAGPMWGGMMRFGIPAYRLPRDVLDAEVQRIADMGVTFEFNCKVEDVEAEAASWDAVFLAVGAHIGRRAYIPAAESARVMDAVSVLADVEAGEKPLLGRRVVVYGGGNTAIDMARTAKRLGAEEAVIVYRRTRDRMPAHDSEVVEAEEEGIMMRWLSTVKHVDGDFLTIEKMELDENGFPQPTGEFEELGADSLIMALGQEADLSLIENARGIEIVDGVVTVDDQMMTGLQGVFAGGDMVPSERTVTVAIGHGKKASRYIDAFLRGTTYTPAPKHEDATFDRMTPWYYSDAPHQVREKLEGARRSSTFDEVVLGLDEGSALFEARRCMSCGNCFGCDNCFGVCPDNAITKIRPTEYVFKYDYCKGCGVCVEECPCGAISMVPEQV from the coding sequence ATGACTTTGGAGAAGAGCCCCTTTGCGATCACCTTGGGAGTCGGCTCGTCCCTTGCCAACGAGACGGGGTCGTGGAGGTCCGAACGCCCCGTCTACGTCGACCTGCTGCCCCCGTGCAACAAGGCCTGCCCGTCGGGAGAGAACATCCAACAGTGGCTGTTCCACGCCGAGGAAGGCGACTACCAGGCCGCTTGGCGCGAGATCATGGTGAACAACCCGATGCCCGCCGTCATGGGCCGCGTGTGTTACCACCCGTGCCAGACGGCCTGCAATCGCGTGCAGGTCGACGAGGCCGTAGGCATCAACGCCATTGAACGTTTCCTGGGCGACAAGGCTTTGGCCGAAGGCTGGACCGTGCCGCTGTCCAACCCGGAATCCGGCAAACGAGTCCTCATCGTGGGTGCGGGCCCGTCGGGCCTGTCCGCCGCCTACCACCTGCGCTTGGCCGGCCACACGGTCCATGTGAAGGAGGCCGGCCCCATGTGGGGCGGCATGATGCGTTTCGGCATCCCCGCCTACCGACTGCCCCGCGACGTCCTGGACGCAGAGGTCCAGCGCATCGCCGACATGGGCGTGACCTTCGAGTTCAACTGCAAGGTCGAGGACGTGGAGGCCGAAGCGGCCTCCTGGGACGCGGTCTTCCTGGCGGTGGGCGCCCACATCGGCCGACGCGCCTACATTCCGGCGGCCGAGAGCGCCAGGGTCATGGATGCCGTCTCCGTCCTGGCGGATGTGGAGGCGGGTGAGAAGCCTCTGCTGGGGCGGCGGGTCGTTGTCTACGGCGGTGGCAACACGGCCATCGACATGGCGCGCACCGCCAAGCGCTTGGGTGCCGAGGAAGCGGTCATCGTCTACCGTCGCACCCGTGACCGGATGCCGGCCCACGATTCCGAAGTGGTCGAAGCCGAGGAGGAGGGCATCATGATGCGCTGGCTGTCCACGGTCAAGCACGTGGACGGCGACTTCCTGACCATCGAGAAGATGGAGTTGGACGAGAACGGCTTCCCGCAGCCCACCGGTGAGTTCGAGGAGCTCGGCGCGGATTCGCTGATCATGGCGCTGGGCCAGGAGGCCGACTTGTCGCTGATCGAGAACGCCCGTGGGATCGAGATCGTCGACGGGGTCGTCACGGTCGACGACCAGATGATGACGGGTCTGCAGGGGGTCTTCGCGGGAGGCGACATGGTGCCTTCCGAGCGCACGGTGACGGTGGCAATCGGTCACGGCAAGAAGGCGTCGCGCTACATCGACGCCTTCCTGCGGGGCACCACCTACACTCCGGCCCCCAAGCACGAGGATGCGACCTTCGACCGGATGACCCCGTGGTACTACTCCGATGCGCCGCACCAGGTGCGTGAGAAGTTGGAGGGTGCGCGTCGTTCCTCCACTTTCGACGAGGTCGTCCTCGGCCTTGACGAGGGCTCCGCCCTGTTCGAGGCGCGCCGGTGCATGAGCTGCGGCAATTGCTTCGGTTGCGACAACTGCTTCGGCGTGTGCCCCGACAATGCGATCACGAAGATCCGCCCGACGGAGTACGTCTTCAAGTACGACTACTGCAAGGGATGCGGGGTCTGCGTGGAGGAGTGCCCCTGCGGCGCGATCTCCATGGTCCCTGAGCAGGTCTGA
- a CDS encoding thiamine pyrophosphate-dependent enzyme, with translation MTTVELDIPSTRETAIPVREQVKFYQVGSYAVGNRLAEEQLRSLQSDPNRFNTLTSGHRACQGCGEALGARYALDSAMAATGGDLVAVNATGCLEVFSTPYPESAWTVPWLHSLFGNAPAVAAGAAAGLRALGKQTRVVAQGGDGGTVDIGMGCLSGMFERNDDVLYICYDNEAYMNTGVQRSGATPPTARTATTQPVGPEPGNQFGQGKDMARIAMAHEIPYVATATVADLRDLEYKVTKAMSIRGARYIHVLVPCPLGWGAASNLTVKLARLATQTGLFPVFEAEGGELTSVMKIRRPAPVEEYLKPQRRFAHLFKGEGEPEVLARLQAVADRNIRRYGLIEQESLDPDVLERVLAAPEDPEGRYEAVLRAASETKQGRAEAHPATEEQDSSEMWGLNRRPAPQTRPAHQGSMGQSSSAPAPASSTTSASSQPETPGQE, from the coding sequence ATGACCACCGTCGAGCTGGACATCCCCAGCACCCGCGAAACCGCGATCCCCGTACGCGAACAGGTGAAGTTCTACCAGGTGGGCTCCTACGCGGTGGGCAACCGCCTGGCGGAGGAACAACTGAGATCCCTCCAGTCCGACCCGAACCGCTTCAACACGTTGACCTCCGGCCACCGGGCCTGCCAGGGCTGCGGGGAGGCGCTGGGCGCCCGATACGCGTTGGACTCCGCAATGGCGGCCACCGGCGGCGACCTTGTCGCAGTCAACGCCACCGGCTGCCTGGAGGTCTTCTCCACCCCCTACCCCGAGTCGGCGTGGACGGTGCCGTGGCTGCATTCCCTTTTCGGCAACGCCCCGGCGGTGGCCGCCGGTGCGGCTGCGGGGCTGCGCGCGCTCGGCAAACAGACCCGGGTGGTCGCCCAAGGTGGTGACGGCGGCACCGTGGACATCGGAATGGGCTGCCTGTCGGGCATGTTCGAACGCAATGACGACGTCCTGTACATCTGCTACGACAACGAGGCGTACATGAACACGGGTGTCCAGCGAAGCGGCGCCACACCTCCGACCGCCCGCACCGCCACGACCCAGCCGGTGGGGCCGGAGCCGGGCAACCAATTCGGGCAGGGCAAGGACATGGCGCGCATCGCCATGGCCCACGAGATCCCCTACGTGGCCACCGCAACCGTCGCCGACCTGCGCGACCTGGAGTACAAGGTGACCAAGGCGATGAGCATTCGCGGGGCGCGCTACATCCATGTTCTGGTCCCCTGCCCGCTGGGATGGGGCGCTGCCTCGAATCTCACGGTCAAGCTGGCGCGCCTGGCCACTCAGACGGGCCTGTTCCCCGTCTTCGAGGCCGAGGGCGGTGAACTCACTTCGGTGATGAAGATCCGTCGCCCCGCGCCCGTCGAGGAGTACCTCAAGCCGCAGCGGCGCTTCGCGCACCTGTTCAAGGGCGAGGGCGAGCCGGAGGTCCTTGCCCGCCTGCAGGCCGTGGCCGACAGGAACATCCGCCGCTACGGCCTCATCGAGCAGGAGTCCTTGGACCCCGACGTGCTCGAACGGGTTCTGGCCGCGCCCGAGGACCCGGAGGGACGCTACGAGGCGGTTCTGCGGGCCGCCTCCGAGACCAAGCAGGGGCGCGCGGAGGCCCACCCGGCCACCGAGGAGCAGGATTCTTCGGAGATGTGGGGGCTGAACCGCCGACCGGCCCCGCAGACCCGACCCGCCCACCAAGGTTCGATGGGCCAGTCCTCGTCAGCGCCGGCCCCGGCCTCGTCAACAACGTCGGCGTCGTCGCAACCCGAGACCCCCGGACAGGAGTGA
- the porA gene encoding pyruvate ferredoxin oxidoreductase has translation MREQIEGSQAIAKAVAACRPEVIAAYPISPQTHIVEALSALVKKGDLPGCEYLNVESEFGAMSACIGASAVGARTYTATASQGLLFMVEAVYNASGLGLPIVMTVANRAIGAPINIWNDHTDAMSQRDSGWLQLYAETNQEAADLHVQAFRIAEELSLPVMVCMDGFVLTHAMEIVDIPDEADVAKLLPAYEPRQVLDPAAPLSIGAMVGPEAYTEVRYLAHHRQMQALELILQVQKEFEAVFGRDSGGLVRPYHLEDAETVIVSMGSVLGTIKDVVDERRERGEKIGVLGICSFRPFPSAAVREALSGCTRFVNIEKAFSVGIGGIVSSHCRSAVRGLGLDNYEVVAGLGGRPITKASLHAMLDELAAGDLPFQTFLDLDTDLVEKELQREATTRRSGPTAENLMRDTKARIDAVLAAAPTKGGETR, from the coding sequence ATGCGTGAACAGATCGAAGGTTCCCAGGCGATCGCCAAGGCGGTGGCCGCCTGTCGTCCCGAAGTCATCGCCGCCTACCCCATCAGCCCACAGACCCACATCGTCGAGGCCCTGTCGGCGCTGGTGAAGAAGGGCGATCTGCCGGGCTGCGAGTACCTCAACGTCGAGTCCGAGTTCGGCGCCATGTCCGCCTGCATCGGCGCTTCGGCCGTCGGAGCACGGACCTACACGGCAACCGCTTCGCAGGGCCTGCTCTTCATGGTCGAGGCCGTCTACAACGCTTCGGGTTTGGGCCTGCCGATCGTCATGACGGTGGCCAACCGGGCGATCGGCGCCCCCATCAACATCTGGAACGACCACACCGACGCCATGAGCCAGCGCGACTCCGGCTGGCTGCAGCTCTACGCGGAAACCAACCAGGAGGCCGCCGACCTGCACGTCCAGGCCTTCCGGATCGCCGAGGAACTCTCCTTGCCGGTGATGGTGTGCATGGACGGGTTCGTCCTCACCCACGCCATGGAGATCGTCGACATCCCCGACGAGGCCGATGTCGCGAAGCTCCTGCCCGCCTACGAGCCCCGGCAGGTCCTGGACCCTGCCGCTCCCCTGTCCATCGGCGCCATGGTCGGCCCCGAGGCGTACACGGAGGTCCGCTACCTGGCCCACCACCGCCAGATGCAGGCGTTGGAGTTGATCTTGCAGGTGCAGAAGGAATTCGAGGCCGTCTTCGGCCGCGACTCGGGCGGTTTGGTGCGCCCCTACCACCTGGAGGACGCCGAGACGGTCATCGTGTCGATGGGGTCGGTGCTGGGCACCATCAAGGATGTCGTCGACGAGCGCCGCGAACGCGGCGAGAAAATCGGCGTCCTGGGCATCTGCTCCTTCCGCCCCTTCCCCAGTGCCGCCGTGCGCGAAGCCCTGTCCGGTTGCACACGCTTCGTCAACATTGAAAAGGCCTTCTCCGTGGGCATCGGCGGCATCGTCTCCTCCCACTGCCGAAGTGCCGTGCGCGGCCTGGGACTGGACAACTACGAGGTCGTGGCGGGCCTGGGCGGCCGACCCATCACGAAGGCCTCCCTGCACGCCATGCTCGACGAGCTGGCCGCAGGTGACCTGCCCTTCCAGACTTTCCTGGACCTGGACACCGACCTGGTCGAGAAGGAACTGCAGCGTGAGGCCACCACCCGCCGCTCCGGCCCCACCGCGGAAAACCTCATGCGCGACACCAAGGCCCGCATCGACGCCGTACTGGCTGCGGCCCCGACCAAGGGGGGAGAGACCCGATGA
- a CDS encoding 2-oxoacid:acceptor oxidoreductase family protein translates to MVEVRIHGRGGQGVVTASDLLAMAAFTDGHHAQAFPSFGSERTGAPVVSFCRITDAPIRTREPVLEPDLVIVQDPTLLAVMDVFAGLKPDGYALINSGKSLEDLELTHLLDGRPAGRIVTIPAFEIAKEHLGRPVPNVVMLAGAAALTGLIRLDSMSRAIRERFPGKIGEANVRAAAAAHDLVRSRIDEAATTHDGAEDTHA, encoded by the coding sequence ATGGTCGAAGTGAGAATCCACGGTCGAGGAGGACAAGGAGTCGTCACGGCGTCCGACCTGTTGGCAATGGCAGCCTTCACCGACGGACACCACGCGCAAGCCTTCCCCTCCTTCGGTTCCGAAAGGACGGGTGCGCCCGTCGTGTCCTTCTGCCGGATCACCGATGCGCCGATCCGCACCCGAGAACCCGTCCTCGAACCTGATCTCGTCATCGTCCAGGACCCGACCCTGCTGGCGGTCATGGACGTCTTCGCGGGCCTGAAGCCGGACGGGTACGCCCTCATCAACTCCGGCAAGTCACTGGAAGACCTGGAACTCACTCACCTGCTCGACGGGCGCCCCGCCGGTCGGATCGTGACGATCCCGGCCTTCGAGATCGCCAAGGAGCACCTGGGACGCCCCGTGCCCAACGTCGTCATGCTGGCCGGAGCCGCAGCTCTGACCGGCCTGATCCGCCTGGACTCCATGTCACGGGCCATCCGCGAGCGCTTCCCCGGCAAGATCGGCGAAGCCAATGTCCGCGCGGCCGCCGCCGCCCACGACCTCGTGCGTTCCCGCATCGACGAGGCCGCCACCACCCACGACGGAGCGGAGGACACGCATGCGTGA